The following are from one region of the Siniperca chuatsi isolate FFG_IHB_CAS linkage group LG21, ASM2008510v1, whole genome shotgun sequence genome:
- the junbb gene encoding junB proto-oncogene, AP-1 transcription factor subunit b: MSTKMEQPFYHDDSFMSAYGHDAAMHDYKLLKQNMNLNLTEPYRNLKSQLRAETDHYQGGQQDAGSLKLASPELERLIIQNSNGVITTPTPGQYFYNRGITDEQEGFAEGFVKALDELHKMNQMPPPNVSIGAGGVTTCSAAASSVFGSALQPEPPIYTTLNAYCPNTSLSSAPSYPTATISYLPPHQQSHPQTSTHGTHPFQHALHGSGLHPQRLVALKEEPQTVPDLLSSDGSPPMSPIDLETQERIKAERKRLRNRLAATKCRRRKLERIARLEDKVKGLKSDNAGLSNTASVLRDQVAQLKQKVLTHVSSGCQLMLTSKMEAF; the protein is encoded by the coding sequence ATGTCTACAAAGATGGAACAGCCTTTTTACCATGACGACTCTTTTATGTCGGCTTACGGCCACGATGCAGCAATGCACGACTACAAACTGCTAAAGCAGAATATGAATTTGAACTTGACAGAGCCCTATCGCAATCTGAAATCCCAGTTGCGAGCCGAGACAGACCATTACCAAGGGGGGCAGCAAGACGCCGGGTCCCTGAAGCTCGCATCCCCAGAGCTAGAGAGGCTCATCATCCAAAACAGTAACGGTGTGATCACCACTCCCACCCCGGGCCAGTACTTCTACAACCGGGGCATCACCGATGAGCAGGAGGGGTTCGCTGAGGGGTTTGTGAAAGCCCTGGACGAGCTGCACAAGATGAACCAGATGCCCCCTCCTAACGTGTCCATCGGAGCCGGTGGAGTTACGACGTGTTCGGCGGCGGCCTCTAGCGTCTTCGGCTCCGCCTTGCAGCCCGAGCCTCCTATCTACACAACGCTGAACGCTTACTGCCCGAACACAAGCCTCTCTTCCGCGCCCAGCTACCCCACAGCCACCATCAGCTACCTGCCGCCACACCAGCAGAGCCACCCGCAGACCTCGACGCACGGCACGCACCCGTTCCAGCACGCTCTCCACGGCTCCGGACTCCATCCGCAGCGGCTCGTCGCTCTGAAAGAGGAGCCTCAGACCGTGCCTGACCTCCTCAGCAGCGACGGCTCGCCTCCAATGTCCCCGATCGACTTGGAGACCCAGGAGAGGATCAAGGCGGAGCGCAAGAGGCTGAGAAACCGGCTCGCGGCGACCAAATGCCGGAGGCGCAAGCTGGAGCGCATCGCCCGGCTGGAGGATAAGGTGAAAGGTTTGAAGAGCGACAACGCGGGGCTCTCCAACACAGCATCGGTGCTCCGGGATCAAGTCGCCCAGCTCAAACAGAAGGTCCTGACACACGTGAGCAGCGGCTGTCAGCTGATGCTTACAAGCAAGATGGAAGCATTTTAA